The following coding sequences are from one Gimesia chilikensis window:
- the leuD gene encoding 3-isopropylmalate dehydratase small subunit, translating to MTKIESVTGTGIPLLLDDIDTDRIIPARFLRCVTFEGLGEHAFEDDRLQDPDHPFDKPQYQNASILIGGRNFGCGSSREHAPQSLIRWGIQAIIAESYAEIFFGNCTSLGVPAVCASRKALEQLDQAVKANPDQEITVDLLTMKVRCGDQEFDCTLPDNARSALTTGTYDFLAQLLKSTDEIKDRAADVPYFTSFA from the coding sequence ATGACTAAAATTGAATCCGTAACCGGAACAGGTATCCCTCTGCTGCTGGATGACATCGATACAGACCGCATCATTCCCGCCCGTTTTTTGCGGTGCGTGACCTTTGAAGGTCTGGGAGAACATGCATTCGAAGATGATCGCCTGCAGGACCCCGATCATCCGTTCGATAAACCCCAATACCAGAACGCGTCCATCCTGATCGGCGGGCGTAATTTCGGCTGTGGCTCTTCGCGTGAACACGCCCCTCAGTCATTGATCCGCTGGGGAATCCAGGCGATTATCGCTGAGTCCTATGCAGAAATTTTCTTCGGAAACTGCACCTCACTGGGTGTGCCCGCCGTCTGTGCTTCGCGTAAAGCGCTGGAACAACTGGATCAGGCTGTGAAAGCCAATCCCGACCAGGAAATCACTGTCGACCTGCTGACGATGAAAGTTCGCTGTGGCGATCAGGAGTTCGATTGTACGCTGCCTGATAACGCACGTTCCGCCTTAACCACAGGTACCTACGACTTCCTGGCACAGCTGCTCAAGAGTACTGACGAGATCAAAGACCGGGCCGCTGATGTGCCTTACTTTACTTCGTTTGCCTGA
- the ffh gene encoding signal recognition particle protein, whose translation MFEGLTANLKDALTGLARGGKLTEGNIRDGLRQVRQALLEADVNYEIATSFIDRVTEQAVGEKVLKAVRPDEQIIGIVHQELINLMGPVEPGFEFKKSGITVIMMCGLQGSGKTTTCGKLARLLKEQGRKPMLVAADLQRPAAIEQLKVIAGQVEVPVHAEAPDGNNAVKVCQNGLSQAKKLGNVDTVILDTAGRLHIDEDLMKELEQIERKLQPDQVIFACDAMTGQDAVNSAKAFNEALELDGVILTKLDGDTRGGAALSVKEVTGVPIKFIGVGEALDRLETFHPDRMAGRILGMGDVVSLVEKAQQQFNEEEAADLQNRMAQGKFTLTDFQKQMATIRKMGPMREIMKMIPGVGGLLDTNPDVDPGAEMKRIDAIIGSMTPAERENPELIDHSRRRRIAMGSGSDPSDISRLVKDFNNMAGMMQKMAGMGMRDKMKAMRELSSGGMMDPMGGMTKKKERSKRGGDINKLREKRKKDKKAKKKQRKKNR comes from the coding sequence GTGTTTGAAGGATTAACTGCCAATCTGAAAGATGCACTCACCGGTCTTGCCCGGGGTGGAAAGCTCACCGAAGGCAATATCAGGGACGGGTTGCGCCAGGTCAGACAGGCGTTGCTGGAAGCAGACGTTAATTATGAAATAGCCACCAGCTTTATTGATCGGGTGACCGAGCAGGCAGTTGGTGAAAAAGTTCTGAAAGCCGTTCGCCCTGATGAGCAGATCATCGGGATCGTCCACCAGGAACTGATCAACCTGATGGGCCCGGTCGAACCCGGTTTCGAATTCAAAAAGTCAGGTATCACCGTCATTATGATGTGTGGTCTGCAGGGGAGTGGTAAAACCACAACCTGTGGTAAGCTGGCCCGCCTGCTGAAAGAGCAGGGACGTAAGCCAATGCTTGTCGCTGCCGACTTGCAGCGTCCTGCGGCGATTGAACAGTTGAAAGTCATTGCCGGTCAGGTAGAAGTGCCGGTTCATGCAGAGGCTCCGGACGGAAACAACGCCGTCAAAGTCTGTCAGAATGGTCTCAGTCAGGCGAAGAAGCTCGGGAATGTCGATACGGTTATTCTCGACACCGCCGGTCGTCTGCACATTGACGAAGATCTGATGAAAGAGCTGGAGCAGATCGAACGTAAGCTCCAGCCCGACCAGGTCATTTTTGCTTGCGACGCGATGACAGGTCAGGACGCAGTCAACAGTGCCAAAGCGTTCAACGAAGCGCTGGAACTGGATGGCGTCATTCTGACCAAACTGGATGGTGACACCCGTGGTGGTGCCGCTCTGAGTGTGAAGGAAGTCACCGGAGTTCCCATCAAGTTTATCGGTGTCGGAGAAGCCCTCGATCGCCTGGAAACATTCCACCCAGACCGGATGGCAGGACGTATTCTGGGTATGGGCGATGTCGTCTCTCTGGTGGAGAAGGCGCAGCAGCAGTTTAATGAAGAAGAAGCGGCCGACCTCCAGAACCGAATGGCACAGGGTAAATTTACCCTGACTGATTTCCAGAAGCAGATGGCGACCATCCGCAAAATGGGTCCCATGCGGGAAATCATGAAAATGATTCCCGGAGTGGGGGGACTGCTGGATACAAATCCGGATGTCGACCCTGGTGCGGAAATGAAGCGGATTGATGCGATTATCGGTTCGATGACTCCCGCAGAACGGGAAAATCCCGAACTGATCGATCACAGCCGTCGCCGCCGGATTGCCATGGGAAGTGGCTCCGATCCTTCGGATATCAGTCGTCTGGTCAAGGATTTCAACAACATGGCCGGCATGATGCAGAAAATGGCCGGCATGGGCATGCGTGACAAGATGAAAGCGATGCGCGAGCTCTCTTCCGGGGGCATGATGGACCCCATGGGAGGCATGACCAAGAAAAAAGAACGCAGCAAGCGTGGTGGTGATATCAACAAGCTGCGTGAGAAACGAAAAAAAGACAAAAAAGCCAAAAAGAAACAGCGAAAAAAGAATCGCTGA
- the leuC gene encoding 3-isopropylmalate dehydratase large subunit: MSNTQNLFNKVWDLHAVKTLESGQDQLLIGLHLIHEVTSPQAFEMLRDRGLKVLFPERTIATVDHIVPTENQARPFEDNLAEQMMSAIEKNCAEFGVTLLDVSDNRQGIVHVVGPEQGLTQPGMTIVCGDSHTSTHGAFGSIALGIGTSQVAHVLATQTMALGRPKVRQVKVNGELGPGVTAKDVTLYIIRKLGVQGGVGYAYEYAGDVFDRMTMEERMTVCNMSIEGGARCGYINPDQTTVDYLRGRPHAPQGEAFDKAAEWWLSLASGPDAEFDDVVEFDAADIEPTVTWGITPAQSVGVSESLPAVSSYPADEQTLIKEAYRYMELEENQPIKGQKIDVAFIGSCTNSRISDLREAAKVVEGRHVAEHVKALVVPGSQLVRKQAIEEGLDKIFIEAGFEWREAGCSMCLAMNPDKLVGNQLCASSSNRNFKGRQGSPTGRTLLMSPTMVAAAAVSGCVTDVRELSGAATA; this comes from the coding sequence ATGAGTAACACACAAAACCTGTTTAACAAAGTCTGGGATTTACACGCTGTCAAAACTCTGGAATCCGGTCAGGATCAGCTGCTGATCGGCCTGCACCTGATTCATGAAGTGACCAGTCCTCAAGCTTTCGAAATGTTACGTGATCGCGGTCTTAAAGTTCTGTTCCCCGAACGGACTATTGCCACAGTCGACCACATCGTCCCTACTGAGAATCAGGCACGCCCCTTCGAAGACAACCTGGCAGAACAGATGATGTCCGCGATCGAGAAGAACTGTGCGGAATTCGGCGTTACGCTGCTGGACGTCTCCGATAACCGTCAGGGTATTGTGCACGTCGTTGGCCCGGAACAGGGACTGACACAACCCGGCATGACAATTGTCTGTGGTGACAGCCATACGAGTACTCACGGCGCTTTTGGTTCGATTGCACTGGGAATCGGAACCAGCCAGGTTGCCCATGTGCTGGCCACCCAGACCATGGCACTGGGACGTCCTAAAGTCCGTCAGGTCAAAGTGAACGGCGAACTTGGACCAGGCGTAACCGCAAAGGATGTAACCCTTTACATCATCCGCAAACTGGGCGTTCAAGGTGGTGTTGGATACGCTTATGAATATGCCGGCGACGTCTTCGACCGGATGACGATGGAAGAGCGGATGACGGTCTGCAACATGAGCATCGAGGGTGGTGCCCGCTGTGGATACATCAATCCCGACCAGACCACTGTCGACTACCTCCGGGGACGTCCGCATGCTCCTCAGGGAGAAGCCTTCGATAAAGCAGCCGAATGGTGGCTCAGTCTGGCCTCTGGTCCTGACGCCGAGTTTGATGATGTTGTTGAATTCGATGCAGCTGATATCGAACCTACCGTGACCTGGGGGATCACCCCCGCCCAATCCGTCGGCGTTTCTGAGTCACTGCCCGCTGTCTCCAGCTATCCTGCAGACGAGCAGACACTGATCAAAGAAGCCTATCGTTACATGGAACTCGAAGAGAACCAGCCGATCAAAGGCCAGAAGATCGACGTCGCTTTCATCGGCTCATGTACCAACTCGCGAATTTCCGACCTGCGTGAAGCAGCGAAAGTCGTCGAGGGACGGCATGTGGCTGAACACGTTAAAGCCCTCGTTGTTCCCGGCTCTCAGCTGGTTCGTAAACAGGCCATCGAAGAAGGGCTGGATAAAATCTTCATCGAAGCTGGCTTTGAATGGCGCGAAGCCGGTTGCTCCATGTGTCTGGCCATGAACCCGGACAAACTGGTGGGCAACCAGCTGTGTGCTTCTTCCAGCAACCGTAATTTCAAAGGACGACAGGGGAGCCCCACAGGCCGTACCCTGCTGATGAGCCCAACCATGGTTGCCGCTGCTGCCGTCAGTGGCTGCGTCACCGATGTCCGCGAACTGTCAGGTGCTGCTACCGCGTAA
- a CDS encoding FAD:protein FMN transferase: MSEKKTTSNRRDFLTGRVLKQAAERVGNDIADYLNDATEDFAAPSGGSTIRLSTRAMATEFAVVMNPGPSQQVMHASDALDLIHELEHLMTVYKPTSEMSRVNAQAANGAVSMDPRLFEILDRSREICVDTKGGFDPSSGPLIALWRECRLQGRIPTEKEISDCLSHTGIDQFDFDNLAHTIRYRSPQNELNLGGIGKGYALDQAGRFLLDQELEDWLFYGGFSSILARGTHNQLPGWPVGIKNPLFTSQRLGTILLKDCSMSTSGSSVQHFRHQGKRYGHILDPRTGWPVSELLSVTVIAPDAALADALSTAFYVIGIEKALEYCDNHTEIGTILIPPPAHGRKLSPVIRGIPNEFLFLDRDQLLS; the protein is encoded by the coding sequence ATGTCTGAAAAAAAAACGACAAGTAATCGGCGAGACTTTCTGACCGGCCGCGTCCTGAAACAGGCAGCGGAGCGGGTCGGTAATGATATTGCTGATTACCTGAATGATGCGACGGAAGATTTTGCGGCCCCCTCCGGCGGCTCGACAATCCGTCTGAGCACACGGGCCATGGCAACTGAGTTTGCGGTTGTCATGAACCCCGGCCCCAGTCAACAGGTGATGCACGCCTCCGATGCTCTGGACCTGATCCATGAGCTCGAACATCTGATGACCGTCTACAAGCCCACCAGTGAGATGTCGCGCGTCAATGCTCAGGCCGCGAACGGTGCCGTCTCCATGGATCCGCGACTGTTTGAAATTCTGGACCGCTCACGCGAAATCTGCGTTGATACGAAAGGTGGCTTCGATCCCTCCTCCGGGCCTTTGATTGCCCTCTGGCGGGAATGTCGCCTGCAAGGGCGGATTCCTACTGAAAAAGAAATTTCAGACTGCCTGTCCCACACGGGCATCGATCAGTTCGATTTTGACAACCTGGCCCACACCATCCGTTATCGCTCGCCCCAAAATGAACTCAACCTGGGAGGCATCGGCAAAGGCTATGCCCTGGACCAGGCAGGACGGTTTCTGCTCGATCAGGAACTGGAAGACTGGCTCTTCTACGGCGGCTTCAGCAGTATTCTGGCCAGGGGCACACACAATCAACTGCCAGGCTGGCCTGTGGGAATTAAAAACCCACTGTTTACCAGTCAGCGACTGGGGACGATTCTGCTCAAGGACTGCTCGATGTCGACCAGCGGTTCTTCCGTGCAGCACTTTCGGCATCAAGGGAAGCGTTACGGGCATATTCTCGACCCCAGAACCGGCTGGCCGGTCTCAGAATTACTGTCTGTAACGGTTATTGCCCCTGATGCAGCCCTGGCAGACGCACTTTCCACCGCTTTTTACGTAATCGGCATCGAAAAGGCTCTGGAGTATTGCGATAATCATACAGAAATCGGTACGATCTTAATTCCCCCGCCTGCGCATGGCAGAAAACTCTCCCCGGTGATTCGTGGAATCCCCAATGAGTTTCTGTTCCTGGACCGCGACCAATTGTTGTCATAA
- a CDS encoding beta-ketoacyl-[acyl-carrier-protein] synthase family protein, producing the protein MAGSNQTRVVISGIGVVSPIGIGIDSFWRNICSGVSGIDRLQSIPIENLPSKLAAEVKDFNPDEHLYNKKFIKVMSRDIQLGVSAASDAVKNAGIKRGNVDPERFGVSFGAGHIPTTPDELVEAVNRCAADDSFEVTRWGEDVLGQITPLWMLRQLPNMPACHISIEHNAQGPNNTITSQDSSALLALAEAMRWIKRGAVDCMVVGACTSNINPVDLSRKNLIDLLSRDEDPKRACRPFDRDRNGTILGEGAAAFVVENYDHAVRRGAEIYAEVIGLGAGCDGSSDEQNDTGLMRAVESAVRQAGIRPSELGHINAHGKSTKIDDQVEARAYHRLFGDDAVKIPITALKSYFGHFDAGSGAVELAASILSLRHGATPATLNYETPDPLCNLDIVHGEVRPLITPTTMSVSRTSFGQSAAAILRAI; encoded by the coding sequence ATGGCTGGGTCAAATCAAACGCGCGTGGTCATTTCCGGAATTGGAGTTGTATCTCCAATTGGTATCGGCATAGACAGTTTTTGGCGCAATATATGTTCAGGTGTTTCGGGGATTGATCGTCTGCAATCAATTCCGATCGAGAATCTTCCGTCCAAACTGGCTGCAGAAGTCAAAGACTTCAATCCGGACGAGCACCTCTACAACAAGAAATTCATCAAAGTCATGTCACGCGACATCCAGCTTGGGGTGTCTGCTGCTTCCGATGCTGTGAAAAACGCAGGTATCAAGCGGGGAAACGTCGATCCTGAGCGTTTTGGTGTCTCCTTTGGTGCCGGTCATATTCCGACGACTCCCGATGAACTGGTCGAGGCCGTCAACCGTTGTGCCGCAGATGATTCATTCGAGGTCACCCGTTGGGGTGAGGATGTTCTGGGGCAGATCACTCCACTTTGGATGCTGCGACAACTTCCCAACATGCCTGCCTGCCATATTTCAATCGAGCATAACGCCCAAGGACCGAATAACACGATTACCAGCCAGGACTCTTCTGCCTTACTGGCTCTGGCTGAAGCGATGCGATGGATCAAGCGTGGTGCAGTCGACTGCATGGTTGTCGGAGCCTGTACCTCCAACATCAACCCCGTCGATCTGTCCCGGAAGAATCTCATCGATCTGCTGTCACGCGATGAAGATCCCAAACGTGCCTGTCGTCCATTCGATCGTGATCGCAATGGTACGATTCTCGGTGAAGGTGCTGCAGCTTTCGTGGTCGAAAACTACGATCACGCCGTTCGCCGCGGTGCTGAAATCTATGCGGAAGTAATCGGACTCGGTGCCGGCTGTGATGGCAGTTCAGACGAGCAGAACGATACCGGCCTGATGCGGGCTGTTGAATCGGCTGTCCGTCAGGCAGGAATCAGACCTTCCGAACTGGGGCACATCAATGCCCATGGTAAGAGCACGAAGATCGACGATCAGGTAGAAGCACGTGCTTATCATCGTCTGTTCGGCGATGATGCGGTGAAGATCCCGATTACCGCACTGAAGAGCTACTTCGGTCACTTCGATGCCGGCTCTGGAGCTGTTGAACTCGCAGCCAGTATTCTGTCGCTGCGGCATGGTGCAACTCCAGCCACCTTGAACTACGAAACGCCGGATCCATTGTGTAACCTGGATATCGTGCACGGTGAAGTGCGGCCGCTCATTACACCAACGACGATGTCGGTCAGCCGTACATCCTTTGGTCAGAGTGCTGCCGCGATTCTGCGGGCCATCTAA
- a CDS encoding RidA family protein, whose product MSAEQKAAELGLNFEPIEPGYLNLCIRTGNLLMTSGHVSDQKGRLGENVSLEEGIAAARDCAVKILRSVRDEHGTLDGLRVIKLLGCVNSTPDFTDQHLVINGASDLFHELYGKTGDGYHARSALGFAALPTGVAVEVEAIFEIIDA is encoded by the coding sequence ATGTCCGCTGAGCAGAAAGCTGCTGAACTGGGTCTGAATTTTGAGCCAATTGAACCTGGGTATCTCAATCTCTGTATTCGTACCGGTAACCTGTTGATGACTTCTGGTCATGTGAGTGATCAGAAAGGACGTCTGGGTGAAAACGTAAGTCTCGAAGAAGGGATTGCTGCGGCCCGCGATTGTGCCGTCAAGATTCTACGGTCAGTTCGGGATGAGCACGGAACACTCGATGGACTGCGGGTCATCAAGCTGCTGGGCTGCGTCAACTCGACTCCTGATTTTACCGATCAGCACCTGGTGATTAATGGTGCTTCTGATCTGTTCCACGAGCTCTACGGCAAGACCGGCGATGGTTACCACGCCCGCAGTGCACTCGGTTTTGCGGCTCTGCCTACAGGTGTGGCTGTTGAAGTAGAGGCGATTTTTGAAATTATCGATGCATAA
- the rpsP gene encoding 30S ribosomal protein S16, with amino-acid sequence MAVRIRMKRMGRTHRPFYRICVMDSRKQRDGEAIEEIGTYDTSVADKAQRVSIDMERVDYWMSVGAKPSENVATLIKKVKKNKFGSAAAPAPMQAPKEPPAPEPEAEAGESAETAEAPAEETAAEETPTEE; translated from the coding sequence GTGGCAGTTCGAATTCGTATGAAAAGAATGGGCCGGACACATCGCCCGTTCTATCGTATTTGTGTAATGGATTCACGCAAACAACGTGACGGTGAAGCGATCGAAGAAATTGGTACCTATGACACTTCCGTCGCTGACAAAGCACAGCGCGTCTCGATCGACATGGAACGTGTTGACTACTGGATGTCAGTTGGTGCAAAACCTTCCGAAAATGTGGCAACACTGATCAAGAAGGTCAAGAAAAACAAATTCGGTTCCGCTGCGGCACCGGCTCCCATGCAGGCTCCCAAAGAACCTCCTGCTCCCGAACCGGAAGCAGAAGCTGGCGAATCAGCTGAAACAGCTGAAGCACCTGCAGAAGAGACCGCTGCTGAAGAAACCCCGACAGAAGAGTAA
- the rplS gene encoding 50S ribosomal protein L19, translating to MQELLKKVEESSLREEPLEFEIGDTVDVHTRIKEGNKERIQVFTGVVIARRGSGTRENFTVRRIVAGEGVERIFPVHSPKIAKLDVKRHGRVRRAKLYYLRDRVGKATRLTERRAKRDGE from the coding sequence ATGCAGGAATTATTGAAAAAAGTAGAAGAATCAAGCCTTCGTGAAGAGCCGCTTGAGTTCGAAATCGGCGATACCGTCGACGTGCATACCCGTATCAAGGAAGGTAACAAGGAACGCATCCAGGTTTTCACTGGTGTTGTGATTGCCCGTCGCGGCAGCGGAACCCGTGAAAACTTCACCGTTCGTCGCATCGTAGCCGGTGAAGGTGTAGAGCGAATTTTCCCTGTGCACTCTCCCAAAATCGCCAAACTGGATGTCAAACGGCACGGTCGCGTTCGTCGCGCCAAACTGTACTACCTCCGCGATCGCGTTGGTAAAGCAACCCGTCTGACTGAGCGTCGCGCCAAAAGAGACGGCGAGTAA
- a CDS encoding YraN family protein yields MAGNWFGRFLGDRGERAAVRYLKQNRYQILARQYRTELGEIDIIALDQETVVFVEVKTRKSTAKGQPFESVTGQKQKQLTRLAGVFLKKHGLLKHPARFDVISILWQAEQKQPEIQHFQNAFPPAGDFQFFI; encoded by the coding sequence ATGGCTGGAAACTGGTTTGGCAGATTTCTGGGTGATCGGGGTGAGCGTGCCGCCGTCCGCTATCTGAAACAAAACCGTTATCAGATTCTTGCTCGACAGTATCGCACTGAACTCGGCGAAATCGACATTATCGCCCTCGATCAGGAAACGGTCGTCTTTGTCGAAGTCAAAACCAGGAAATCAACCGCGAAAGGTCAGCCCTTCGAGTCCGTAACAGGACAAAAGCAGAAACAGCTGACCCGTCTGGCAGGCGTCTTTCTTAAAAAGCACGGCCTGCTGAAACATCCCGCGCGGTTCGATGTGATCTCCATTCTCTGGCAGGCAGAACAGAAGCAGCCTGAAATTCAGCATTTTCAAAATGCCTTCCCTCCGGCGGGGGACTTCCAGTTCTTTATCTGA
- the trmD gene encoding tRNA (guanosine(37)-N1)-methyltransferase TrmD, translating to MRFDILTLFPELFDSYLEQGLLKRAIQNQLVEIQRWNFRDWATDKHASVDDRPYGGGPGMLIGCDTVYQCVEHVQQVVPEPGKLIMLTPQGKTLNQKLAQELSQERQLTLLCGRYEGFDERIRIGLEPMEISAGDFITNGGEVPAMLIIETVIRLIPGVLGDESSAKYDSFSESGLLEYPQYTRPQNFRGMEVPEVLLSGNHQEIARWRHEQSLQRTRERRNDLLTESESNST from the coding sequence ATGCGATTTGATATTCTGACTTTGTTTCCCGAACTGTTTGACAGCTATCTTGAGCAGGGGTTGCTCAAGCGGGCGATTCAAAATCAACTGGTCGAAATTCAGCGTTGGAATTTCAGGGACTGGGCAACAGACAAGCATGCCTCGGTAGATGATCGCCCTTACGGCGGTGGACCAGGGATGCTGATAGGCTGTGACACGGTCTATCAATGTGTCGAGCATGTTCAACAGGTGGTTCCGGAACCCGGTAAGCTGATCATGTTGACCCCCCAGGGGAAAACACTGAATCAGAAACTGGCCCAGGAGTTATCCCAGGAACGGCAGCTCACCTTATTGTGTGGAAGATACGAGGGGTTCGACGAACGGATCCGCATTGGTCTGGAGCCAATGGAAATTTCGGCAGGCGACTTCATCACCAACGGAGGGGAAGTCCCGGCCATGTTGATTATCGAGACTGTGATCCGGCTCATACCCGGAGTACTCGGAGACGAGAGCAGTGCCAAGTATGATTCCTTTTCGGAATCGGGACTGCTCGAATATCCGCAGTACACGCGGCCTCAAAACTTTCGTGGAATGGAAGTTCCGGAAGTATTATTAAGTGGAAATCATCAGGAGATTGCGCGCTGGCGGCATGAGCAGAGTCTGCAGCGAACTCGCGAGCGACGAAATGATCTTCTCACTGAGTCGGAATCAAATTCAACCTGA